The Argentina anserina chromosome 3, drPotAnse1.1, whole genome shotgun sequence genome includes a region encoding these proteins:
- the LOC126789091 gene encoding LOW QUALITY PROTEIN: protein VTE6, chloroplastic-like (The sequence of the model RefSeq protein was modified relative to this genomic sequence to represent the inferred CDS: inserted 2 bases in 1 codon) — protein sequence MALSALLHIKPPPPPFPSLKPHLSSSKLPIQIQTPQXAHFTMQRPPPHASTATTTTTTVHSAVSDAVSLIQSSPATWKSAILCNLVIFVLGSPVLVSGLCLSGIAAAFLLGTLTWRAFGPPGFLLVATYFVIGTAVTKVRMAQKEAEGLAEKRKGRRGPGSVIGSSAAGCVCAFLTIFLVGGKAYSRLWQLGFVSSFCTKLSDTVSSEVGKAYGKTTYLVTTLKVVPRGTEGAVSLEGTIAGLLASVLLAFVGCLMGQINGPEAIICVIASQIANVGESIIGAVLQDKEGFRWLNNDAVNVINISMGSTFAILMQQALLQNLHM from the exons ATGGCATTGTCAGCACTCCTCCACATCAAACCACCTCCCCCTCCATTCCCCTCACTAAAACCACACCTCTCCTCCTCCAAACTcccaatccaaatccaaaccccTCA AGCACACTTCACTATGCAGAGGCCTCCTCCTCATGCATccaccgccaccaccaccaccaccactgtCCACAGTGCGGTCTCCGACGCTGTCTCCCTGATCCAATCCTCCCCCGCCACGTGGAAGTCTGCGATCCTCTGCAACCTCGTGATCTTTGTTCTGGGCTCTCCGGTTCTGGTTTCTGGGCTCTGCCTCTCCGGCATTGCTGCCGCGTTTTTGCTCGGAACTCTCACTTGGCGCGCCTTTGGGCCCCCTGGGTTTCTCTTGGTTGCAACCTACTTCGTCATT ggcaCAGCGGTGACAAAGGTGAGAATGGCGCAAAAGGAGGCTGAGGGGTTAGCCGAGAAGAGGAAAGGGAGGAGAGGCCCTGGAAGTGTTATTGGATCCAGTGCTGCTGGATGCGTTTGCGCTTTTCTCACGATATTTCTAGTGGGAGGAAAGGCATATTCCCGGCTTTGGCAACTAGGATTTGTTTCCAGTTTCTGTACTAAGTTGAGTGACACCGTCTCAAGTGAGGTAGGAAAGGCATATGGGAAAACAAC GTACTTAGTAACAACATTGAAGGTAGTTCCAAGGGGAACTGAGGGGGCTGTGAGTCTTGAGGGAACCATTGCTGGACTTTTGGCATCTGTTCTTCTGGCTTTTGTTGGTTGTCTCATGGGTCAG ATAAATGGACCTGAAGCAATTATATGTGTAATAGCTTCTCAAATAGCAAATGTTGGTGAGAGCATTATAGGTGCTGTTCTTCAAGACAAGGAAGGATTTCGATGG CTCAACAATGATGCTGTGAATGTCATAAACATATCCATGGGCAGCACATTTGCCATTCTGATGCAGCAGGCATTACTCCAAAACTTGCATATGTAA
- the LOC126789082 gene encoding 50S ribosomal protein L13, chloroplastic, whose translation MAVFSLSASSSSFIVSSSSTCSSSTKPPFPSSSKTLSKTPFIGLSAVQSPKLWLPTTASPTFSNEGSSRRSFKVHSTQELTRVPLDERWMWEEDEVDGIDIWNKTWYPKAADHVNTDKPWYIVDATDKILGRLASTIAIFIRGKNLATYTPSVDMGAFVIVVNAEKVAVSGKKRNQKLYRRHSGRPGGMTVETFDQLQQRIPERIIEHAVRGMLPKGRLGRQLFNHLKVYKGPDHPHEAQMPVELPIRDKRIMIQR comes from the exons atggctGTATTTTCACTCTCAGCTTCATCCTCCTCCTTCAtcgtctcctcctcctctacctgTTCCTCTTCCACCAAGCCACCTTTCCCATCGTCCTCAAAGACCCTAAGCAAAACCCCCTTCATTGGGCTCTCTGCGGTCCAATCCCCAAAGCTGTGGCTTCCCACAACAGCCTCTCCTACTTTCAGCAATGAAGGCAGTTCAAGACGCAGCTTTAAGGTTCACAGCACGCAGGAACTTACCCGGGTCCCTTTGGATGAGCGATGGATGTGGGAAGAGGACGAAGTCGACGGCATT GATATTTGGAACAAGACCTGGTATCCGAAAGCTGCAGACCATGTCAATACTGACAAGCCATGGTACATTGTTGATGCGACTGACAAAATTCTTGGGAGACTAGCATCCACAATCGCGATTTTCATCCGTGGAAAAAATTTGGCAACGTACACTCCTAGTGTTGACATGGGTGCATTTGTGATTGTG GTAAATGCAGAAAAGGTTGCTGTCTCcgggaagaaaagaaatcaaaagcTCTACAGGAGGCATTCTGGACGACCCGGTGGTATGACCGTGGAGACTTTTGACCAGTTGCAGCAGCGTATACCAGAGAGGATTATCGAACATGCTGTTCGTGGTATGCTTCCAAAGGGAAGG CTTGGTCGGCAGCTTTTTAACCACCTGAAGGTTTACAAGGGACCAGACCACCCCCATGAAGCCCAGATGCCGGTTGAACTTCCAATCAGAGATAAGAGGATTATGATACAGAGATAG
- the LOC126787029 gene encoding protein FAR1-RELATED SEQUENCE 5-like codes for MGKCNTQKKETNLELFGSDECGEDDENMGIPVFVGKTKRKGVARGTLYTRTGCKATFTVKLDQTTGQYHVFRFENIHNHGLAAVSEQHFLRSFKEVTTEDVLEVQALQAAGLGVSGSFDFLAKQSGGAPFLGFMIKDLYNKLDRYTRLNTELSDAEAAMNWLRLKRREEPKFFCRYNRDGDGRLSTLFWRDHPSFLDYEAFGDVLVIDSTYKTNIYGMPLVLFVGVNNHRASVVFACALVANEKEYTFNWVIERFLISMNNVVPVVTDGDERLHKELKVLGKLIYASDIIDEWEVIWDEMIAKHGLSQNEWLKSFHEKRERIAEAFFRLLNICVTGLVVFAKALYGSD; via the exons ATGGGTAAGTGCAATACGCAAAAGAAGGAAACCAATCTTGAGTTGTTTGGTTCTGATGAATGTGGTGAGGATGATGAAAATATggggattcctgtatttgttggtAAGACGAAGAGGAAGGGTGTTGCAAGGGGAACTTTGTACACAAGGACTGGTTGTAAAGCCACCTTCACTGTGAAGCTGGACCAAACGACTGGTCAGTACCATGTATTTagatttgaaaatatacacaatcaCGGGCTTGCAGCCGTGTCCGAGCAACACTTTCTTCGGTCATTCAAGGAAGTTACAACCGAGGACGTACTAGAGGTGCAGGCTTTGCAAGCAGCTGGTCTTGGTGTTAGCGGGTCATTTGACTTTTTAGCCAAGCAAAGTGGTGGTGCTCCGTTTCTTGGGTTTATGATTAAGGACCTATACAACAAATTGGATAGATATACGAGACTGAACACCGAACTCAGTGATGCAGAGGCGGCCATGAACTGGTTGCGTCTGAAAAGAAGGGAAGAACCGAAGTTTTTCTGTCGGTACAACAGGGACGGAGATGGCAGATTGAGCACTCTGTTTTGGAGGGACCATCCTTCATTCCTAGACTACGAAGCCTTTGGTGATGTTCTAGTTATAGATAGCACGTACAAGACCAACATATATGGCATGCCTTTAGTCCTTTTTGTTGGCGTGAACAACCATAGAGCGAGCGTTGTATTTGCATGTGCCCTAGTTGCTAATGAGAAGGAGTACACATTTAATTGGGTGATTGAGAGATTCCTCATTTCAATGAACAATGTGGTACCGGTTGTGACAGATGGTGATGAAAGGTTGCATAAGGAACTG AAAGTATTGGGAAAGCTTATATATGCATCAGACATCATAGATGAGTGGGAAGTGATATGGGATGAGATGATTGCCAAACACGGCTTGTCGCAAAATGAATGGCTGAAGTCATTTCATGAGAAGCGTGAGAGAATTGCCGAGGCATTCTTCAG ATTGTTGAATATATGCGTCACTGGGTTAGTggtatttgctaaggctttgTATGGATCAGACTGA